One window from the genome of Candidatus Didemnitutus sp. encodes:
- a CDS encoding adenylate/guanylate cyclase domain-containing protein has translation MSSGRRAIVLCAFAAAGFFALPWTWLRHWEADTADFRLRLRGVTRDASPVVIVSIEESSFSLAERAPDAARREPVLARMGQPWPWDRRVFAAVLDQLARAGARAVVFDVVFAAETAGDPEFAAALAASPVPVILAREYVVSETLEGERSVSTIEPRTEFAGAAPRVRTGFANVWPDDDGVVRDTRLALAPGELLGDAPGGEAAEPSLALAAARVLGGGAAVEARDGLINFLGPDGTVPRVPIENLFLPDRWNGSVLARGEFFRDRIVVVGPWSEVRFKDYHATPFGLMAGAELQANLIASLSGRGLLWAAPAWLGWLAVAVAAALAGVVCVRAAGAVRQSLTLLAILGAWLVLAQGVLLAAGGVLPVAAPVLALLTAGVGGIAVRYAGEQRQRRRLRTLLGSYVSEQIAEVIVNQPESLAAAMRGERRPVTVLFSDLRGFTRLSEERPPDALVAQLNEYMHATVDCILAEGGTVQKFIGDAILAVWGDTHSAGAAEDASRAVAAALAMDAALVRLNAEWAARPDRVPLRMGVGLQHGVVTVGNIGHPRRMEFGVLGDAVNTASRLEGATKHLGLPLLVGAPVARLAAGRFRFAFVARVRLAGRAAPEEVFTPIGRADEPEPLWQNGYQKAVALLQAGDFAAARASLATLVPDTPRARELVAFQAQRADALAAHPPASWDGTLRLEEK, from the coding sequence GTGTCTTCCGGTCGCCGTGCCATCGTGTTGTGCGCGTTCGCGGCGGCGGGCTTTTTCGCGCTCCCCTGGACGTGGCTCCGCCATTGGGAAGCGGACACGGCGGACTTCCGGCTGCGGTTGCGCGGGGTGACGCGTGACGCGTCTCCGGTGGTCATCGTAAGCATCGAGGAGTCGAGTTTTTCGCTGGCGGAGCGGGCGCCGGACGCTGCGCGACGCGAGCCCGTGCTCGCACGCATGGGGCAGCCGTGGCCGTGGGATCGGCGGGTGTTCGCCGCGGTGCTCGACCAGCTTGCGCGGGCCGGGGCTCGCGCCGTGGTGTTCGACGTCGTGTTCGCGGCGGAGACGGCGGGCGATCCCGAATTCGCCGCGGCGCTCGCGGCGTCGCCGGTGCCGGTCATTTTGGCGCGGGAATACGTGGTGAGCGAGACGCTCGAGGGGGAGCGAAGTGTCTCGACGATCGAGCCGCGGACGGAGTTTGCCGGGGCGGCGCCGCGGGTGCGCACGGGTTTCGCGAACGTCTGGCCTGACGACGATGGCGTCGTGCGCGATACGCGGCTGGCGCTGGCGCCGGGCGAGTTGCTCGGAGATGCGCCGGGCGGCGAGGCGGCGGAGCCGTCGCTCGCGCTCGCGGCGGCGCGCGTGTTGGGGGGCGGGGCGGCCGTGGAAGCACGGGACGGACTCATCAACTTCCTCGGTCCCGATGGCACGGTCCCGCGCGTGCCGATCGAAAACCTGTTCCTCCCGGACCGCTGGAACGGCTCCGTGCTCGCGCGCGGCGAGTTTTTCCGCGATCGCATCGTCGTCGTCGGGCCATGGTCGGAGGTGCGGTTCAAAGACTACCACGCCACGCCGTTCGGCCTGATGGCCGGCGCCGAATTGCAGGCCAACCTCATCGCATCGCTGTCCGGCCGCGGATTGCTCTGGGCCGCGCCCGCGTGGCTCGGCTGGCTGGCGGTGGCGGTGGCGGCGGCGCTCGCCGGCGTGGTCTGCGTGCGCGCCGCGGGCGCGGTGCGGCAATCGCTGACGTTGCTCGCCATCCTCGGGGCGTGGCTGGTGCTCGCGCAAGGCGTGCTACTCGCGGCCGGCGGGGTGTTGCCGGTGGCCGCGCCGGTGCTGGCGCTGCTCACCGCCGGCGTCGGCGGCATTGCGGTGCGCTACGCCGGCGAACAGCGCCAGCGGCGCCGCCTGCGGACGCTGCTGGGCAGCTACGTCTCGGAGCAGATCGCCGAAGTGATCGTCAACCAGCCGGAATCGCTCGCGGCCGCGATGCGCGGCGAGCGCCGGCCGGTGACGGTGTTGTTTTCCGATTTGCGCGGCTTCACCCGGCTCTCCGAGGAGCGGCCGCCGGACGCGTTGGTCGCGCAGCTGAACGAATACATGCACGCGACCGTCGACTGCATCCTCGCCGAGGGGGGCACGGTGCAGAAATTCATCGGCGACGCGATCCTTGCCGTCTGGGGCGACACGCATTCGGCGGGCGCCGCCGAGGACGCCTCGCGCGCCGTCGCCGCGGCGCTCGCGATGGACGCCGCCCTCGTCCGCCTCAACGCCGAGTGGGCCGCGCGTCCCGACCGCGTGCCGCTGCGCATGGGCGTGGGCCTGCAGCACGGTGTCGTCACCGTCGGCAACATCGGTCATCCTCGCCGCATGGAATTCGGCGTGCTCGGCGACGCCGTGAACACCGCCTCGCGCCTCGAGGGCGCGACAAAGCACCTCGGCCTGCCGTTGCTCGTCGGCGCGCCGGTCGCGCGACTCGCGGCGGGGCGGTTCCGTTTCGCGTTCGTCGCGCGCGTGCGACTCGCCGGCCGCGCCGCGCCGGAAGAGGTGTTCACGCCGATCGGTCGGGCCGATGAGCCTGAGCCATTGTGGCAAAATGGTTACCAAAAAGCCGTCGCGCTGCTCCAGGCGGGCGACTTCGCTGCGGCGCGAGCGAGCCTTGCCACCCTCGTCCCCGACACGCCGCGAGCGCGCGAGCTGGTTGCGTTTCAGGCCCAACGTGCCGACGCCCTGGCCGCGCACCCGCCCGCGTCGTGGGACGGCACGCTCCGCCTCGAAGAAAAATGA
- a CDS encoding FecR domain-containing protein, which produces MKTALRHCVFALAASVVSVSAAPLVLDHSTVIEVVNHVDHLAVPTDAVTPAVVQMELRAPDRLRTGRDSRAELRAEDGTITRVGANTLFAFDPRGRELRLERGSLLFHSPTGKGGGTIRTSSASATVLGTTLIAATTPDGGYKLLVLEGRAEVKFASGNALQLEAGQLTFVRPGTGGVGVPGPVVPFDLARQVKGSKLVQGFSRPLPSQARIDRAIQTQGKAVGLGRYVTTGFLVFAASSDTQVNGIETSGPDADNNLVGEFTAAQRLALNTSATLSTPTLPEARVFRSPLLVPKSESPYLNAQSDTLITGLLADTLTITTPTLSLSTWGGPTDFQLVGKTRIDVTGGLKFTDLGKVNFLRLFSPQVNLPSSGTISATFTSATHGTFYFDTDETFTLGAVTFESHGGGVILQSHSGDVVLDGTTFHSDAPIGALATVAGAVNLDARVGNVSVTRALVDAPGGAFAISGAAGVTIRQSNFALGGNFWADSGKSLTFDTLTFTAPAGSVFQGTGNDTITARALDFRAFAEVNLGARTLVLESVHFASGTTVRLVSENGLLAPNPNTGASAATGYVNFIRDVTYADKPAQDFVSVAAGGTGAQPTAIQISKPN; this is translated from the coding sequence ATGAAAACCGCCCTCCGCCACTGCGTCTTCGCGTTGGCCGCCTCCGTCGTGTCCGTCTCCGCGGCGCCGCTCGTGTTGGACCACTCGACCGTCATCGAGGTGGTCAACCATGTCGACCACCTCGCCGTGCCGACCGACGCCGTGACGCCGGCCGTGGTGCAGATGGAGCTGCGCGCGCCGGACCGCCTGCGCACCGGTCGCGACTCCCGCGCCGAACTCCGCGCCGAGGACGGCACGATCACGCGCGTCGGCGCGAACACGCTTTTCGCGTTCGACCCGCGCGGACGCGAGCTGCGCCTCGAGCGCGGCAGCCTGCTCTTCCATTCGCCGACCGGCAAAGGCGGCGGCACGATCCGCACCTCGTCGGCCTCGGCCACCGTGCTCGGCACGACGCTCATCGCCGCGACGACGCCCGACGGCGGCTACAAGCTGCTCGTGCTCGAAGGCCGCGCCGAGGTGAAATTCGCCTCAGGCAACGCACTCCAGCTCGAGGCCGGCCAGCTCACGTTCGTGCGCCCCGGCACCGGCGGCGTCGGCGTGCCGGGACCGGTGGTGCCGTTCGATCTGGCGCGGCAGGTGAAGGGCTCGAAGCTCGTCCAGGGTTTCTCGCGTCCACTCCCGTCGCAGGCGCGCATCGACCGCGCGATCCAGACGCAGGGCAAGGCCGTGGGACTCGGCCGCTACGTCACCACCGGCTTCCTCGTCTTTGCCGCCAGCAGCGACACGCAGGTCAACGGCATCGAGACCTCCGGCCCCGACGCCGACAACAACCTCGTCGGCGAATTCACCGCCGCGCAGCGCCTCGCGCTCAACACCTCTGCGACGCTCTCCACGCCCACGCTGCCTGAGGCGCGCGTGTTCCGCTCGCCGCTGCTCGTGCCGAAGAGCGAGAGCCCGTATCTCAACGCCCAATCCGACACGCTCATCACCGGCCTGCTCGCCGACACGCTCACGATCACCACGCCGACGCTCAGCCTCTCGACGTGGGGCGGTCCGACGGATTTCCAGCTCGTCGGCAAGACCCGCATCGACGTCACCGGCGGGCTGAAGTTCACGGACCTCGGCAAGGTGAACTTCCTGCGCCTCTTCAGCCCGCAGGTGAACCTGCCGTCGAGCGGCACGATCTCGGCCACGTTCACCAGCGCGACGCACGGCACGTTCTATTTCGACACCGACGAGACCTTCACGCTCGGCGCCGTCACCTTCGAGTCGCACGGCGGCGGCGTCATCCTCCAATCCCACAGCGGCGACGTCGTGCTCGACGGCACGACTTTCCACTCCGACGCGCCCATCGGCGCGCTCGCGACCGTCGCCGGCGCTGTGAACCTCGACGCTCGTGTCGGCAACGTCTCCGTGACGCGCGCGCTCGTCGACGCCCCCGGCGGCGCCTTCGCGATCTCGGGTGCCGCGGGCGTCACGATCCGCCAATCGAACTTCGCGCTCGGCGGCAATTTCTGGGCCGACTCCGGCAAATCGCTCACGTTCGACACGCTGACGTTCACCGCGCCCGCCGGCAGCGTTTTCCAAGGCACGGGCAACGACACGATCACGGCGCGCGCGTTGGATTTCCGCGCGTTTGCCGAGGTCAACCTCGGCGCCCGCACGCTCGTGCTCGAGTCCGTGCACTTCGCCTCCGGCACGACGGTGCGTCTCGTCAGCGAGAACGGCCTCCTCGCGCCGAACCCCAACACCGGTGCCTCCGCGGCGACCGGCTACGTGAACTTCATCCGCGACGTCACCTACGCCGACAAACCCGCGCAGGACTTCGTGTCCGTCGCTGCCGGCGGCACCGGCGCGCAACCCACCGCGATCCAGATCTCCAAGCCCAACTGA
- a CDS encoding DUF5069 domain-containing protein, translating to MPSKPIPGSSGEVLTCLPSAYVPHAATGLLHLPRFLAKARYVKEHGALPASYAKNYKRGMDRFLCLHLGIDPAAVEKIVFECIDAGLDDAERDRRLLALFSADLRVAKWNRDYVQKGMTPSGREFLKEALTNMGCADRVDQIVSVVDLIEFDEGRIE from the coding sequence ATGCCCTCGAAACCCATTCCCGGCTCCAGCGGCGAAGTGCTCACGTGTCTTCCGTCGGCTTACGTGCCGCATGCGGCGACCGGCTTGCTGCACCTGCCGCGCTTTCTCGCGAAGGCGAGATACGTGAAAGAGCACGGCGCGCTCCCCGCGAGTTACGCGAAAAACTACAAGCGCGGGATGGACCGGTTTCTCTGCCTGCACCTCGGTATCGACCCGGCGGCGGTGGAGAAAATCGTCTTCGAATGCATCGATGCCGGCCTCGACGACGCGGAACGCGACCGGCGCCTGCTCGCGCTTTTCTCCGCCGATCTCCGCGTGGCGAAATGGAACCGCGACTACGTGCAAAAAGGCATGACGCCGAGCGGCCGCGAATTCCTCAAGGAAGCGCTGACCAACATGGGTTGCGCCGACCGCGTGGACCAAATCGTGAGCGTGGTCGACCTGATCGAGTTCGACGAAGGCCGGATCGAGTGA
- a CDS encoding isoprenylcysteine carboxylmethyltransferase family protein, translated as MLLRLRSLLFACLFPAVVAGWVPIVMFERHPVWLEEALHWHEYAAIAVATFGLGSYFQCAWHFLQKGRGTVAPFDAPRKLVQRGLYRWVRNPMYLSLGTVVASEAVYFESWRIALYLLCLACIAQIAVVLHEEPELGFRFGAMYEDYKRVVPRWLPRRPRASAFAPDPTNVER; from the coding sequence GTGCTCCTGCGCCTGCGAAGCCTCTTGTTTGCGTGCCTGTTTCCCGCCGTCGTCGCGGGTTGGGTGCCCATTGTGATGTTCGAGCGCCATCCCGTGTGGCTCGAGGAAGCGCTGCATTGGCACGAATACGCCGCCATCGCGGTGGCGACCTTCGGGCTCGGCAGCTACTTCCAATGCGCGTGGCATTTCCTGCAAAAGGGCCGCGGCACGGTGGCTCCGTTCGACGCGCCGCGAAAGCTCGTCCAGCGCGGCCTCTATCGCTGGGTGCGCAACCCGATGTATCTCTCGCTCGGGACGGTCGTCGCGAGCGAAGCGGTCTATTTCGAATCATGGCGCATCGCGCTCTACCTGCTCTGTCTCGCGTGCATCGCGCAGATCGCAGTCGTGCTGCACGAGGAGCCCGAACTGGGTTTCCGCTTCGGCGCGATGTATGAGGACTACAAGCGCGTCGTGCCGCGCTGGCTGCCGCGCCGCCCGCGAGCCTCCGCCTTCGCGCCCGATCCGACCAACGTCGAGCGCTGA
- a CDS encoding hybrid sensor histidine kinase/response regulator, whose translation MPETILLVDDTPANLSVLAECLSDAGYALLVAEDGEDALALTARNAPDLILLDVMMPGIDGFATCRRLKERAETRDIPVIFMTALTDTAEKLKAFEAGAVDYITKPIQHEEALARVNTHLTIRRLRHELEQQLALKERFMRVASHDLRNPLCLILMSGELAKRKGASPEVTEYLESIHDSAKQMQRIVDTFLNLRRSGAQTASDRCDLNLLAAAVVAQQEPAAEIKHTMLSLELAEVMPPVRADAGHAYQALTNYVSNALKFTPRGGRVTVRTREAGARARVEVADSGPGVPAAERAALFTEFARLSPRPTGGEESHGVGLSIVKQLVESQGGAVGADFPAEGGAVFWFELPIGGV comes from the coding sequence ATGCCCGAGACCATCCTCCTCGTCGACGATACCCCCGCCAATCTCAGCGTGCTCGCGGAGTGCCTGAGCGACGCCGGCTACGCGCTGCTCGTGGCCGAGGACGGCGAGGACGCGCTTGCGCTCACCGCGCGCAACGCCCCCGACCTGATCCTCCTCGACGTGATGATGCCCGGCATCGACGGCTTCGCGACCTGCCGTCGCCTCAAGGAACGCGCCGAGACGCGCGACATCCCGGTGATCTTCATGACCGCGCTGACCGACACCGCGGAAAAACTGAAGGCCTTCGAGGCCGGCGCAGTCGACTACATCACCAAGCCCATTCAGCACGAGGAGGCGCTCGCGCGCGTGAACACCCATCTCACGATCCGCCGCCTCCGCCACGAGCTCGAGCAGCAGCTGGCGTTGAAGGAGCGTTTCATGCGCGTGGCGAGCCACGACCTGCGCAATCCCCTTTGCCTGATCCTCATGTCCGGCGAGCTCGCGAAGCGCAAAGGCGCGTCGCCCGAGGTGACCGAATATCTCGAGAGCATCCACGACTCGGCGAAGCAGATGCAGCGCATCGTGGATACCTTCCTGAATCTCCGCCGCTCAGGCGCGCAGACGGCGTCCGACCGCTGCGACCTGAATCTCCTCGCCGCCGCCGTCGTGGCGCAACAGGAGCCCGCGGCCGAGATCAAGCATACCATGCTCTCGCTCGAACTCGCGGAGGTGATGCCGCCCGTTCGCGCCGACGCCGGCCACGCCTACCAGGCGCTCACGAACTACGTGAGCAACGCGCTGAAATTCACGCCGCGCGGCGGCCGCGTGACGGTGCGCACGCGCGAAGCCGGTGCGCGCGCGCGGGTCGAGGTCGCCGACTCGGGCCCGGGCGTGCCCGCGGCGGAGCGCGCCGCGCTGTTCACGGAATTCGCCCGTCTCTCACCCCGCCCCACGGGCGGCGAGGAGAGCCATGGCGTCGGCCTGAGCATCGTGAAACAACTGGTCGAGTCGCAGGGCGGCGCGGTCGGGGCCGACTTTCCGGCGGAGGGCGGCGCGGTGTTCTGGTTCGAATTGCCAATCGGCGGCGTCTGA
- a CDS encoding PAS domain S-box protein, producing MADPRPASAPPIAAHENVLRAFLASPAMLAVTRRRDGVLLDANPAFLAAGDLTREEAIGRIITDLGLWIEEHRRAEYRRLLATEGRARDFEARFRNRRGIERDTVLNAEIVDIDGEKCVVVIGLDITGRRQREREQDAVYRISEATNSTTDLATLFKRLHEIIGGLMPAQNLFFALVSPDGREVSFPYYEDECSQRPAPRPRGKGLTDYVIDSKKPLLARTEELIQILAGQGYKPTGTPSAVWLGAPLIVEGRAIGVVAVQDYRDETVYGEEAKRLLTFVASQVASAVERRRSEAVQRESQDYFTKSFHASPALMLLADLASSKILETNAAFLRASGFAREEVIGRTSVDLGVWADKLERERVLAELRARGFVHGYETVFRNKAGEPRYVLLNADVFELGGRPAMLITAIDLTERRRREQVQESTYRISRAVLSGGDLQALFAEVHRIVAGLMPARNFYIALLSADGRAVSFPYFSDQHDGGKAQTPSTRPLGLGFTEYVIESGRPTLIAQADLTKILSARGDYRPPTAAPLVRLGAPMLIDGRPIGALALHDYENAHAYNADDLALVDFVAQQAAAAVRRREAEQALARAERQFRGIFENAVEGLYQSTPSGRFLRVNPALATMLGYDSPEQMIAAVNDIRAQFYIQPGRREDFLHLIQTADELSNFDSEILRRDGSRVWVSESVRVIRRPNGEPDHFEGVVIDITARREADRVLRAAKEAADEASRAKTQFLASMSHELRTPLNGILGYTQILRRDTALTEKQRGGLAVIHQSAEHLLALINDVLDLAKIEARKLELHPAEFGLPEFCQSVAEVFAPRAREKNLRLETAFAADLPRAVICDAQRLRQVLFNLLSNAVKFTQQGGVVFTIERAMFGTVRFSVSDTGPGIAEADQAKLFEPFAQVGDERQRAGGTGLGLNVSRSIVEQMGSRLHVESRVGWGTRFWFDLLLRESDSAAAPAGSTSPWRLTGYEGARRRVLVADDHEPNRVLLIDLLQPLGFELVTAQDGEEAVRVALETSPHLALLDVRMPQVDGLAAARRIREKLGDAAPVCIAISASAHDQQHANAIAAGCVAFLAKPFKDEELFVLIGRHLNLTWKLSDTTAPGETASPFPSLPFPPTPAQADQLFELASSGDVAAVRTFVQKLAAEDPRLAAFAQQIMELAARFKMKAIRTLVARYLNPPP from the coding sequence ATGGCCGACCCGCGCCCCGCCTCCGCTCCGCCCATCGCCGCTCACGAGAACGTCCTCCGCGCGTTCCTCGCCAGCCCGGCCATGCTCGCGGTCACGCGACGGCGCGACGGCGTGTTGCTCGACGCCAACCCCGCCTTCCTCGCCGCCGGCGATCTCACCCGGGAAGAAGCCATCGGCCGCATCATCACCGATCTCGGTCTGTGGATCGAGGAGCACCGGCGCGCCGAATACCGCCGCCTCCTCGCCACCGAAGGCCGGGCGCGCGACTTCGAGGCGCGCTTCCGCAACCGCCGGGGCATCGAGCGCGACACCGTGCTCAACGCCGAGATCGTGGACATCGACGGCGAGAAATGCGTCGTCGTCATCGGCCTCGACATCACCGGCCGCCGCCAGCGCGAGCGCGAGCAGGACGCCGTTTACCGCATCTCCGAGGCCACCAACTCCACCACCGACCTCGCGACGCTGTTCAAACGACTGCACGAGATCATCGGCGGCCTCATGCCGGCGCAAAATCTCTTCTTCGCCCTCGTCAGCCCCGACGGCCGCGAAGTCTCGTTCCCCTACTACGAGGACGAATGCTCGCAACGCCCCGCCCCGCGCCCGCGCGGCAAGGGCCTCACCGACTACGTCATCGACTCGAAGAAGCCGCTCCTCGCGCGCACCGAGGAACTGATCCAGATCCTCGCCGGCCAGGGCTACAAACCCACCGGCACGCCATCCGCCGTCTGGCTCGGCGCGCCGCTCATCGTCGAGGGCCGCGCCATCGGCGTCGTGGCCGTGCAGGATTACCGCGACGAGACCGTCTACGGCGAGGAGGCCAAGCGCCTGCTGACCTTCGTCGCCAGCCAGGTCGCCAGCGCCGTCGAGCGCCGCCGCAGCGAGGCGGTCCAGCGCGAGTCGCAGGACTATTTCACGAAATCCTTCCACGCCAGCCCCGCGCTGATGCTCCTCGCCGATCTGGCATCGTCGAAGATCCTCGAGACGAACGCCGCGTTCCTGCGCGCCTCGGGCTTCGCGCGCGAGGAAGTCATCGGCCGCACCTCGGTCGATCTCGGCGTCTGGGCCGACAAACTCGAGCGCGAGCGCGTGCTCGCCGAGTTGCGCGCCCGCGGCTTCGTCCACGGCTACGAAACGGTCTTCCGCAACAAGGCGGGCGAGCCGCGCTACGTGCTGCTCAACGCCGACGTCTTCGAGCTCGGCGGCCGGCCCGCCATGCTCATCACCGCCATCGACCTCACCGAGCGCCGCCGGCGCGAGCAGGTGCAGGAATCCACCTACCGCATCTCGCGCGCCGTGCTCTCGGGCGGCGACCTGCAGGCGTTGTTCGCCGAGGTGCACCGCATCGTCGCCGGCCTGATGCCCGCGCGGAATTTCTACATCGCGCTGCTCAGCGCCGACGGCCGCGCCGTCTCGTTCCCGTATTTCTCCGACCAGCATGACGGCGGCAAAGCGCAGACGCCGTCCACCCGCCCGCTCGGCCTCGGCTTCACCGAATACGTCATCGAATCCGGCCGCCCCACGCTGATCGCGCAGGCGGACCTGACCAAAATCCTCTCCGCACGCGGCGACTACCGGCCGCCCACCGCCGCGCCGCTCGTGCGCCTCGGCGCGCCCATGCTCATCGACGGCCGCCCCATCGGCGCGCTCGCGCTGCACGACTACGAGAACGCCCACGCCTACAACGCCGACGACCTCGCGCTCGTCGACTTCGTCGCGCAACAGGCCGCCGCCGCCGTCCGCCGCCGCGAAGCCGAGCAGGCGCTCGCGCGCGCCGAGCGGCAATTCCGTGGCATCTTCGAGAACGCCGTCGAGGGCCTCTATCAATCCACACCCAGCGGCCGCTTCCTCCGGGTCAACCCCGCGCTCGCCACGATGCTCGGCTACGACTCGCCGGAACAGATGATCGCCGCGGTGAACGATATCCGCGCGCAATTCTACATCCAGCCGGGCCGCCGCGAGGATTTTCTCCACCTCATCCAGACCGCGGACGAGCTCAGCAACTTCGACTCGGAAATCCTGCGCCGCGATGGCTCGCGCGTCTGGGTCTCCGAATCCGTGCGCGTCATCCGCCGCCCCAACGGCGAGCCCGATCACTTCGAAGGCGTCGTCATCGACATCACCGCGCGACGCGAGGCCGACCGCGTGCTCCGCGCCGCCAAGGAAGCCGCCGACGAGGCGAGCCGCGCCAAGACGCAGTTCCTCGCCAGCATGAGCCACGAGCTGCGCACGCCGCTCAACGGCATCCTCGGCTACACGCAAATCCTGCGCCGCGACACCGCCCTGACCGAGAAGCAGCGCGGCGGCCTCGCCGTCATCCACCAGTCCGCCGAGCATCTCCTCGCCCTCATCAACGACGTCCTCGACCTCGCCAAGATCGAGGCGCGCAAGCTCGAGCTGCATCCCGCCGAGTTCGGCCTGCCCGAGTTCTGCCAGAGCGTGGCCGAAGTCTTCGCGCCACGCGCCCGCGAGAAAAACCTCCGCCTCGAGACCGCCTTCGCCGCCGACCTGCCGCGCGCCGTCATCTGCGACGCGCAGCGCCTGCGGCAGGTGTTGTTCAATTTGCTCAGCAACGCCGTGAAATTCACGCAACAAGGCGGCGTCGTTTTCACGATCGAGCGCGCGATGTTCGGCACGGTGCGTTTCTCCGTCAGCGACACCGGCCCCGGCATCGCCGAGGCGGATCAGGCGAAATTGTTCGAGCCGTTTGCGCAAGTCGGCGACGAGCGCCAGCGCGCCGGCGGCACCGGCCTCGGCCTCAACGTCAGCCGCAGCATCGTCGAGCAGATGGGCAGCCGCCTGCACGTCGAAAGCCGCGTCGGCTGGGGCACGCGCTTCTGGTTCGACCTGCTCCTCCGCGAGAGCGACAGCGCCGCCGCCCCCGCCGGCTCGACCTCGCCCTGGCGCCTCACCGGCTACGAAGGCGCGCGCCGCCGCGTCCTCGTCGCCGACGACCATGAGCCGAACCGCGTGCTGCTGATCGACCTGCTCCAACCGCTCGGCTTCGAGCTCGTGACCGCGCAGGACGGCGAAGAGGCCGTGCGCGTCGCGCTCGAAACCTCGCCGCACCTCGCGCTCCTCGACGTGCGCATGCCGCAGGTCGACGGCCTCGCCGCCGCGCGGCGCATCCGGGAAAAACTCGGCGACGCCGCGCCGGTCTGCATCGCGATCTCCGCCAGCGCCCACGACCAGCAACACGCCAACGCCATCGCCGCCGGCTGCGTGGCGTTCCTCGCCAAGCCGTTCAAGGACGAGGAGCTCTTCGTCCTCATCGGCCGCCACCTCAACCTGACGTGGAAACTCAGCGACACCACTGCGCCCGGCGAAACCGCGTCGCCGTTCCCCTCGCTGCCCTTCCCGCCCACGCCCGCGCAAGCCGACCAGCTCTTCGAACTCGCCAGCTCCGGCGATGTCGCCGCCGTGCGCACGTTCGTGCAGAAACTCGCCGCCGAGGATCCGCGCCTCGCCGCCTTCGCGCAGCAGATCATGGAACTCGCCGCGCGCTTCAAGATGAAGGCCATCCGCACCCTCGTCGCGCGCTACCTTAACCCGCCGCCCTGA
- a CDS encoding c-type cytochrome — MKPTNTLLLAAGLLVVAPVLSAQAPAESATVTRGRYLVENVIGCADCHSARDQRGQIIPEKHLMGAPLPFAPTVPMPAWGAVTPAIVDLPGYTDAQAVTLFTTGVKPDGSMPRPPMPQFRLNEEDARAVVAYLRALKK, encoded by the coding sequence ATGAAACCTACGAACACCCTCCTCCTCGCCGCCGGCCTCCTGGTCGTCGCTCCCGTTCTCTCCGCGCAAGCGCCGGCCGAAAGCGCCACCGTCACACGCGGCCGCTACCTCGTGGAGAACGTCATCGGTTGCGCCGACTGCCACTCGGCGCGCGACCAGCGCGGTCAGATCATTCCTGAAAAGCATCTCATGGGCGCGCCGCTGCCGTTCGCCCCGACCGTGCCGATGCCCGCCTGGGGCGCTGTGACGCCCGCGATCGTCGACCTGCCCGGTTACACCGACGCGCAGGCCGTGACGCTCTTCACGACCGGCGTGAAACCCGACGGCTCGATGCCGCGGCCGCCGATGCCGCAATTCCGCCTCAACGAGGAAGACGCGCGCGCCGTCGTCGCCTATCTCCGCGCGTTGAAGAAGTAG
- a CDS encoding response regulator transcription factor, whose translation MEKILVIDDDAKMRRQIAALLSSEGYQTIEAHNGREGVALALKEKPDLVVCDITMPEMNGHRVLQALREDATMAAAPFIFLTGWGEKEDLRAGMNLGADDYLVKPVEPADLISAVAARLRRRKQAGAGRSASVADATPAALEKALGLTPREAEILSWVVQGKTNPEIGTILGIQLTTVKKHLESTFVKLGVENRTAAVTLALEKIVPQG comes from the coding sequence GTGGAAAAAATCCTCGTGATCGACGACGATGCGAAGATGCGCCGGCAAATCGCCGCGCTGCTCTCCTCCGAAGGCTACCAAACGATCGAGGCGCACAACGGTCGCGAAGGCGTCGCGCTCGCGCTGAAGGAGAAGCCCGATCTCGTCGTGTGCGACATCACCATGCCCGAGATGAACGGGCACCGCGTGCTGCAGGCGTTGCGCGAGGACGCGACGATGGCGGCGGCGCCGTTCATTTTTCTCACCGGCTGGGGCGAGAAGGAGGATTTGCGCGCGGGCATGAATCTCGGGGCGGACGACTACCTCGTAAAGCCGGTCGAGCCGGCGGACCTGATCTCGGCGGTCGCGGCGCGCCTGCGCCGCCGCAAGCAGGCCGGCGCCGGCCGCTCCGCCTCGGTGGCGGACGCGACGCCCGCCGCGCTGGAGAAGGCGCTCGGCCTCACGCCGCGCGAGGCGGAGATTTTGTCGTGGGTGGTGCAGGGAAAGACGAACCCGGAGATCGGCACGATCCTCGGCATCCAGCTCACGACGGTGAAGAAGCACCTCGAAAGCACCTTCGTGAAACTCGGCGTGGAGAACCGCACCGCCGCGGTGACGCTCGCGCTGGAGAAGATCGTGCCGCAGGGGTGA